CTTTGCCGCTTCAGAGAGGGCAGGCCGCCGGTTCCGGCAGTATTCCAACCCATCGCGGTTCATTCGTTCCGGTAGGCCGTCACCCATGCGGGTGAACCCAGTCGCACCTTGAAGGGCCCGTTGGGCGGAACGCCTATTGGCAGCTGTTTTCCGCCGACGGAAAAGGGAATGCTCCCTGCCTTCGACCGGTTGAGGGGATACCCCCAGGGGTCGCCTTCGCAGCCATCGATGCGTTGGGCCAGCGAGTGCTGGCCTGGCGTCTTTTCCACCGACAGGGAGGGAAAATCCCATGGCTCCTAGCAAACACAAAGACTCGGACGGCGATAGCAGACACACCGACATCAAGATCGATATTGATCCCGATATCTATCAGGATCTCGATCAATATCAGGATCAGGACGTCGACGTTGATACCGATCAGGACTCCGACATCTACAACGACAACAAGAACAGTGCGGATGTCGACAACAAGACTGATCAGGACGCATACACCGACAATGACGCCAAGGCTCACGCTGATGCTGACGCCGACGGCAAGAAGAAGGGCGGCGATGCCCACGCGAAGGCCAAGGCTGACGCCGACGGTGACGCCGACAACGACAACGACACCGACCAATACGTCGACCAGAGCAACAAGAACGACAACGACGTAGACCAGAAGCAGGACGTCGACGTCGATGTCTATCAGGATCAGTATGCAGACCAGTATGCTGACATCGACATCGATTTCGATTTCGACTTCGCCTGATCGCACCGTCTGAGGCACCGCGCCCGGGCCTTCTCCGGGCGCGGCATTCAAGTGCTCCACGCCGGCCGTGGCCTCCAGTCGCCACCAATGGGCGTAAGCAGCGTCGTGTTCCTGCGGAGACCGTCCGTGATCATCGATGGGTTGAAGGTCCGCACCGCGAGCGGGCTTGCGCACGTTCGCGATCTCTTCGAAGCGCTGCTTCTGGCGGCGCTGGTCTTGCGCTTTGCAGGAGGTTCCCTGACAAAGGGTCGCCCGAGCGCGCAAACGCGCGGCGTGAGTCTCGGGCAAAGACTGGCAGATTGGCGTTCGTGGCTCGCCGCGACCCTTGCCCGTCCCATAGAAGCGATATCCGCATGCACGATATCCGCGTTCCAATTGCCTCGGCTGTATGGGACAGCCGCAGTGGATCGTTTGCGTAGAGCCTCCCAGCAGGGGTGGGCTTCGCTTTCGCTCGGCGTTCGGCGTGCCCGCGCGGCCATTGCCGACGCCTCGACCGCCATGAAGGATCGGACGACGGCGGCTTTCGCCGAAATCCGGGCCGCCCTGCGGAAGCTGCTGAAGAGACGCGGGGAGGAAGGCGTTCGACGACTGCGCTGGCGCGACACGGCGCAGGCAGGCACGGCAATCGAGCAGGCGTTCCGTCTTTGCCGACCCTCGCTGGCGATGATCTTCGGCCTGAGTTTCTTCGTGAACCTCCTGGCGCTAACGGTCCCGCTCTATCTTCTTCACGTCTATGATCACGTGCTGGCGAGCCTCAGCATCGATACGCTGGTGATGCTGACGCTGATCGTGATCGTGGCGCTGGCGGTCCACTCCATGCTCGAGGGCCTGCGGCGGGCGATGCTGACCAAGATCGGCGGCTGGCTCGATGACAGCCTCCAGGCTCCGGTCCTCACCTCGGCGGTGCAGGCCGCCATGCGCGGCGACGCCGCCTCGGCTGCGCAGGCGTGGCGCGATCTTGCAAGTCTGCGGACTTTCTTCGGCGGCAGCGCATGCACGGCTCTGTTCGATCTGCCGTGGACCCCGATCTTCCTTCTCACCATGTTCCTCATTCACCCGCTGCTCGGCGCGATCGGACTTCTCGCTTCGTTCGTGCTCCTCGGGCTTGCGGCGCTCAATGAAAGGGTGACGCGCAAGCCGTTCGCCCGCTCCAGCTCCGCCTGGGTCGAAAGCCAGCATCGGTTCGAGAGTTTGATGCGCAATGTCGAGGCGATCGGAGCGATGGGCATGCTGCCGGGCGTTGCGCGCCTGCTCCAACGGGACCAGGCTGATGCGCGCGAGGCGCAACTGGTGGCAACCTCGCGCGGGTCGGCCATCCAGGCGGTGGCGCGCTTCGTGCGGCTCCTCGCGCAGGTCATCATCATGGCCTGCGCCGCCTGGCTCGTGATCAAGCATGATGTCAGCCCTGCGGCGATCTTCGCGACGACGATCCTGCTCGGCCGGTCCCTGGGGCCGGTGGAAGGCGCGATCGGAACCTGGAAGGCGGTCAGCGGGCTGCGTCTGTCCTACGGGCGCCTGCGCAAGCTCATGGCAGCCGCGCCGCCGGCTGTTGCCGGCATGCAACTGCCGCAACCCCGCGGAGAACTCGCGGTAGAGCAGGTGACCTTCATGCCGACCGGCGCGGACAGGCCAGCCGTCAACCGGGTAAGTTTCGTACTCGAACCCGGGGAAGTGCTCGGCGTGATCGGGCCGTCCGGCGCGGGAAAGTCGACGCTCGGCCGGCTCATCGCCGGGGCCGTCTCGCCGACCACAGGCCATGTGCGTCTCGACTCCGCGGACATCGCCATCTGGCTGGCGTCCGGCGGCCAGCGCTACCTGGGCTATCTTCCGCAGGACATCGAGCTGTTCGGCGGCTCGGTGCGCGACAACATCGCACGCCTGCAGGAGACGTCCTCGGAAAAGGTCATCGCCGCCGCCAACATGGTCGGCCTGCATGAGCTGATCATGCGCCTTCCGCAAGGCTACGACACCGATATCGGGGAAGGCGGCAGGCGGCTTTCCGGCGGGCAGCGGCAGCGATTGGGGCTTGCACGCGCCTTCTTCGGCTATCCGCGCCTGATCGTGCTCGACGAACCGAACGCCAGTCTCGATGCGGAAGGCGAGGAGGCGCTGCGGCAGGCCATCGACGAGGTGCGCGCGAAGGGATCAACGATCGTCGTCATCGCCCAGCGTCTCGGCATCCTCAGCATGGTGGACAAGATCCTGGTGCTCGACAACGGCAGGCTTGATGCGTTCGGCAGCCGAAGCGACATTGCCGGCAAGATCAGGGCGGGGCGCACCAGCCTGCCGGCCCGCCGACAGGTCATCACCGCCACGAGTTCCGTCCGGCAGGTGGAGCGCGACGGCCGCAAGCTGACCATCGCCACGAATGGCGGCATCAAGCGGGAGGAACCGGAATGGGCCGGCTCCTGAGAGCAGACAGCCGTGTGCTGGCTTCGGATCTTTCCGACATCCTGCCGCAACCCGCCGAAACCCCGTTTCGCAGGCTGCATGCACTCACCGTCGCCGCCTTCTCGATCGTCGGCGTGTTCATCGTCGGCTTCGGCGTGTGGGCGACGTTCGCGCCGCTGGAAAGCGCGGCCATTGCGGGAGGGGCCGTGGAGGCCGAAACAAGCCGCAAGATCATCCAGCATCTGGAGGGCGGAATCGTGGAACGCATCCTCGTGAGCGATGGCGACGAGGTCGTCGCCCGCCAGCCGCTGATCCGGCTGGACAACACGAGGGCGCGCACCGCCGTCCAGGTGCTTCAGGTCCAGCTATGGGAAGCCCAGGCCAACGAGGCGCGTCTGCTGGCCGAGCGCGACGGCGCCCCCTTGGTGTTCCCGCCGGATCTGCGCTCTGCCGCCCGCAGCGATGCGGATCTGGCCGAGATCATGGCCGGGCAGACCAAGATCTTCGAGACCCGCCGGCGCCTGCAGTCGTCGCGGGTCGATGTAATCCTGCAGCGCAAGGCCCAGACGGAGCAGGAGATCGCGGCCTTGCGGCACCAGGCGGACGCGGCCAGCAAGCGCGCCGCGATCATCAGGGACGAACTGGCGACCGTCGCCCCGATGGTTTCCAGCGGCCTGCAGACCCGCGCCCGGCTGTTGCTGCTCGAGCGCGAGCAGGCCGAGATCGAAGGACGCATCGGCGAGACGCTGGCGCAGATCTCGCGGGCGGAGCAGGCGATCGGGGAATCGATGGCGATGATCCTGAAGCTCGAGAGCGACGAGCAGACCGAGATCGCACAGGCGCTCCACACGACGCAGGCCGGGATCTTCGAACTCCTCGAGCGCAGCCAGGCAGCCAACGACGTGCTCGCCCGAACCATCGTGCGCGCACCGGTGGCGGGCACGGTGACCAACCTGCGCCTTCACACGCGGGGAGGCGTCGTGGCGGCCGGCGAGCCCCTCATGGAACTGGTCCCGCGTCAGGACCGGCTGATCGTGCTGGCGCAGGTCAAGCCCGAGGATATCGATCTCGTGCGCGCGGGGCTCGACGCCCGCGTGCGCCTGCTGGCCTACAAGCATCGCAGGGTTCCGCCTGTCGAGGGCGTCGTCACCTATGTCTCCGCCGACCGCGTGGTCGACAAGGCGACGGATCAATCCTTCTACCTGGCCCGCGTGCGCATCGACGAGGCCTCGCTGCGGGCGCTCCCCGATGTCGAGATGATGCCCGGAATGCCAGCTGAGGTCATGATCAAGACCGGGACCTTCACCATCGCCCATTACGTGCTGCGGCCGCTCTTCGAGAGCTTCAACCGGGCCTTTCGGGAGGATTGAGGAGCGAACGATCCTGCGATGGCGACGACCGTGGATGTGACGCGACGGCATTCCCCCGACGGGGGAGTTCCGGTCCCTCCTTCAGACCGGGGCGAGCGGGAACTGCTGCCGCCCGAACGGTCGCATGACGCAACGATCCGCGCTGCCGAAACGGACACCGGCGACCACGCAGCGGCAAGGGAAGCGCCGAGCGCCGTTCATCAGGATATGGGGCGTCCGGCGGCCGACGCTGCGACGCCGCCCTCCGGCTGGACCGTGGTGGACGATGGCGGCGAGCGAGCGGAGGCGGACCTGGTCTCGGGCGTCTTCCAGCCGGCGGCTACGCCCCGCGCGTTCGATGCTCACGAAAGCGGCCCGCCGCCGCTCTTCGATACGCTTGAGGTGACGTGGCGCGTGCCTCTTCAGGAATCGCCCGCGGCTTCCCCCGGCCCACGAGCCGAAGCGCCGGCAGCGCCGTCGCGCGATGGCGGGACCGAAGGCGCGCCCGAAGCGACCCACCCCAATCCGGCCAGCGCTCGCGCCGAGGACGGCGAGGCTCGCGACGGGCACAGCGTCACCGTCACGCAGGACGCGGTGGTCGAGCAGGACGCCGCGCTCTTCGTCAGCGGCTATGTCGGGGAGGTCGTCGCCCGCCTGCATATCGACCAAAGCCTGGTGATGCTCCAGAACGTGGACATTTCCTTCACCATCGACGGGGACGGGCGTTTCTCCATCCGGCTAGACCAGGACATGACCATCGATCAGGCCATCGACATCCACCTCAGCATCTTCGACGCCGATGGCGTGCTCTACGTGGATCTGTTCCTGCGCGATTCGATCGTCGTCGAGCAGGAAACCTTCGCCGATATCGAAATCGGCGACGGCATTGCGGGCGGCGACGTCGTCATCGACCAGCACCTGACCCTCGATCAGGATGTCGACATCGAAGTCGACATCGAGGACGAACTGGAAGAGCGTTATGCCGTGACCGTGACCATCGACGTGGCGCAGACGATCGACGCCGACCAGGACGCTATAATCGGCATCACGAGCCAGGACGATCAGCTCGACATCGATGTGGATGCCGCCCAGTCGGCGATGATCGAACAGGACACCATCGTGCATGCCGATTTCGTACTGATCTGAGAACCGGCCACCCGGATCGCGAGCGAGCCAAATCCGGGCTCGCCGAAAATCCTTCCAATTTGAAGCAAATCCGACCGTCTTAACCATATCCGCAGTCGAGGCTGGCGGATTAACGGCCGTTTATCGTATAAAAACGGAGGGCGGCAGCAAGCGGGACGTGGATGGCACACTCGTATCCGGCCGAGTCGCTAGGTTCATTCTACGAGCGCCCTTCGATCATCGTCATCAATCGCAGTCCATTTCTGCGAAGCTGCGTGGCGCGCATCCTGCGAAGCGAATTCGAGGAATTCTCGATCGTCGAGATCGAGGCGGCGCAGCAGCTCGACGCGACCGGAAACAGGCTGGTTGGGCTGGTCGCCCTCGACATCGCAAGTTCCGCCATGACCGACGACGAGGTGCTGCGGGATCTCGCCTGCGTTCGGCGATCCTCGGGTGACGTCCCGGTCGTGCTGTTCACCAGCCGCGACGAGGCGAGCATCCCGGACGCGGTGATCTCGGAGGTGATGCGCTTCGGCGCCAGGGGCTATGTCACCCAGTCGACATCGATCGAGATCGCGCTTGCGGCGATCCGGCTGGTCATCGCGGGCGGCGTCCATTTTCCGCGCTCGATGTCCATCGACAGTCAAGACCTGCCGGTCGACACGGCCGCCGCCCTGCCGTCACCTGTCCCGGCGCCGGCGGTCGAACTGCCGGCCGCGCCCAACACCGCCTCCTTCACCGAGCGTGAACGGCAGGTGCTCGCGTCCCTGCTGCGCGGGATGTCGAACAAGGTCATCGCGGGCGAGCTGAACCTGTCGCAGAACACGGTGAAGTCGCACATCTCCCGGATCATGCAGAAACTGCACGCCAGGAACCGTACAGAGGCGGTCATCCTTTCCCAGTATTCCGGCGTCGGCCCCAATGGCGCGGCGCATGGCGGCGTGCCGGACGCCTAGTGCGGTTTCGCCACCCGGGTCGTACGCACTTCCGCAGGGTCACCCAAAAAACTTCGCCGACATCGAAAATCGTTGTTGACGCCTCGCGGGGCTCCCCCTATAAGCCGCCTCACCAACGACGGCGGCGACGCTGCTGGCGAGAAAGAAGTTCGCTTCTGAGTATCGCTGAGTTGGACGAAATCTCGAGAGCCGCGTGAGCGACCTCAACAGGCCCTGGAGCGAAGACGCGAAACGGGCTGCGACATTGCGCGAAGCGGTGTCTGTTCTTTGACAATTGAATATTGAAGAAAGAGAAACGTGGGCGGCAGAGTTCTGCTGGACCCGGAGCGGGGATGCAAATCCTCGCAGTGATGGGTCCGAACGAGACTTTGGCGGACACGTTTTTTGAGAGAATAAGTCTACCAGGACGCATCGGCGTTCAGGTGTGAATGTTCTCGTCAATTCAAATGCGTGACCAGATCGCTGCGGTCCTTGAGGCTGCAGTGACGAACAAGCCAATCAAAGTTTCAAAACATGAGAGTTTGATCCTGGCTCAGAACGAACGCTGGCGGCAGGCTTAACACATGCAAGTCGAGCGCCCCGCAAGGGGAGCGGCAGACGGGTGAGTAACGCGTGGGAATCTACCCATCTCTACGGAATAACTCAGGGAAACTTGTGCTAATACCGTATACGCCCTTCGGGGGAAAGATTTATCGGAGATGGATGAGCCCGCGTTGGATTAGCTAGTTGGTGGGGTAAAGGCCTACCAAGGCAACGATCCATAGCTGGTCTGAGAGGATGATCAGCCACACTGGGACTGAGACACGGCCCAGACTCCTACGGGAGGCAGCAGTGGGGAATATTGGACAATGGGCGCAAGCCTGATCCAGCCATGCCGCGTGAGTGATGACGGCCCTAGGGTTGTAAAGCTCTTTCACCGGTGAAGATAATGACGGTAACCGGAGAAGAAGCCCCGGCTAACTTCGTGCCAGCAGCCGCGGTAATACGAAGGGGGCTAGCGTTGTTCGGAATTACTGGGCGTAAAGCGCACGTAGGCGGATCGGTCAGTTAGGGGTGAAATCCCGGGGCTCAACCCCGGAACTGCCTTTAATACTGCCGGTCTAGAGTCCGAGAGAGGTGAGTGGAATTCCGAGTGTAGAGGTGAAATTCGTAGATATTCGGAGGAACACCAGTGGCGAAGGCGGCTCACTGGCTCGGTACTGACGCTGAGGTGCGAAAGCGTGGGGAGCAAACAGGATTAGATACCCTGGTAGTCCACGCCGTAAACTATGAGAGCTAGCCGTCGGCAAGTTTACTTGTCGGTGGCGCAGCTAACGCATTAAGCTCTCCGCCTGGGGAGTACGGTCGCAAGATTAAAACTCAAAGGAATTGACGGGGGCCCGCACAAGCGGTGGAGCATGTGGTTTAATTCGAAGCAACGCGCAGAACCTTACCAGCCCTTGACATCCCGGTCGCGGACAGTGGAGACATTGTCCTTCAGTTCGGCTGGACCGGTGACAGGTGCTGCATGGCTGTCGTCAGCTCGTGTCGTGAGATGTTGGGTTAAGTCCCGCAACGAGCGCAACCCTCGCCCTTAGTTGCCATCATTCAGTTGGGCACTCTAAGGGGACTGCCGGTGATAAGCCGAGAGGAAGGTGGGGATGACGTCAAGTCCTCATGGCCCTTACGGGCTGGGCTACACACGTGCTACAATGGTGGTGACAGTGAGCAGCGAGACCGCGAGGTCGAGCTAATCTTCAAAAGCCATCTCAGTTCGGATTGCACTCTGCAACTCGAGTGCATGAAGTTGGAATCGCTAGTAATCGTGGATCAGCATGCCACGGTGAATACGTTCCCGGGCCTTGTACACACCGCCCGTCACACCATGGGAGTTGGTTCTACCCGAAGGCGCTGCGCTGACCGCAAGGAGGCAGGCGACCACGGTAGGGTCAGCGACTGGGGTGAAGTCGTAACAAGGTAGCCGTAGGGGAACCTGCGGCTGGATCACCTCCTTTCTAAGGATGCTTCCTAATGGAAACGCTTCTTCATGGAGCCTCTGCCTTTCGAAGCACTTGGAACAAGACGGAAGTTAGTCAAACTTCACGTCGCACCTTCAAGAGCGGATCTGCCGCCTTCGTTTCTCTTTCTTCGTGGATGATTGTTCATCGCTCACGCATGAGCGGCCCTTCGGGCCTGTGCTCCGCGGGGGCGGCGCATGAGCGCCGACGGCCGGTCGGCCTTGCGAGGCTCCGCCTCGGGGGCGAACGATCGCCAGCGACGTGTGCTCTGCACGGGCTTGTAGCTCAGTTGGTTAGAGCGCGCGCTTGATAAGCGTGAGGTCGGAGGTTCAAGTCCTCCCAGGCCCACCATTCCTTTGACCAGGTATCAGGGGCCATAGCTCAGCTGGGAGAGCACCTGCTTTGCAAGCAGGGGGTCGTCGGTTCGATCCCGTCTGGCTCCACCATCATCCACTTAGAAACACAAAGTTTGCGGAGAGCATCTGCTGTCCGCCTGTTCTGCATGACATCGTAAAGAGAAGATTTGTACGGGTTCCGTGTTCGGAGCCTGGCCCTGGGAGCTCCATAAGCTTCCGTCAGTGGCCGGGTGCTGATGGATACGGTTCGTCGCCTGGGACGCTCAATCCCGGGCACATGATGGGTAAGCCTAACCGCGCCCCCGTTCAGATCTCGAGAAGCTGGTCTTTTTGTGCCAATCCATCGAGCGATCCCGTCGGGATCGCGTTCGTGACGATCCCTGCGGGATCGTACGGCGATGAGCATTGGCAATGAGAACGATCAAGTGTCTTAAGGGCAATTGGTGGATGCCTTGGCATGCACAGGCGATGAAGGACGTGATACGCTGCGATAAGCGTCGGGGAGGTGCGAATACCCTTTGATCCGACGATTTCCGAATGGGGAAACCCACCTAAAATACTTGGAGAATCAGAGTAGCAGGTAACTGCTGCTGTGGTTTCCAAGTATTGATATTAGGTAACTTACCCTGAATAAAATAGGGGTAAAGTGGCGAACGCGGGGAACTGAAACATCTAAGTACCCGTAGGAAAGGACATCAACCGAGACTCCGGAAGTAGTGGCGAGCGAACCCGGACCAGGCCAGCGGCTTTTGTGAGACAAGCGGAACCATCTGGAAAGTTGGGCCATAGTGGGTGACAGCCCCGTACGCGTAATGCGAGCAAAAGTCCTTGAGTAAGGCGGGACACGTGAAATCCTGTCTGAACATGGGGAGACCACTCTCCAAGCCTAAGTACTCGTGCATGACCGATAGCGAACTAGTACCGTGAGGGAAAGGTGAAAAGCACCCCGACAAGGGGAGTGAAATAGTACCTGAAACCGATTGCCTACAAACAGATGGAGCCCAAGGTTCGTCCTGGGTGACATCGTACCTTTTGTATAATGGGTCAGCGACTTAGTGTGACGAGCAAGCTTAAACCGGTAGGTGTAGGCGCAGCGAAAGCGAGTCTGAACAGGGCGTTCAGTTCGTTGCATTAGACCCGAAACCGAGTGATCTAGCCATGAGCAGGTTGAAGGTACGGTAACACGTACTGGAGGACCGAACCCATAACTGTTGCAATAGTTTGGGATGACTTGTGGCTAGGGGTGAAAGGCCAATCAAACTCGGAAATAGCTGGTTCTCCGCGAAATCTATTTAGGTAGAGCGTCGACCGAATACCTCAGGGGGTAGAGCACTGCATGGGCTAGGGGTCCTCACCGGATTACCAAACCTAAGCAAACTCCGAATACCTGAGAGTACTAGTCGGCAGACACACGGCGGGTGCTAACGTCCGTCGTGGAAAGGGAAACAACCCTGACCTACAGCTAAGGTCCCCAAGTTATGGCTAAGTGGGAAAGGATGTGAGGATCCCAAAACAACCAGGATGTTGGCTTAGAAGCAGCCATCATTTAAAGAAAGCGTAACAGCTCACTGGTCTAAATAAGGGTCTTTGCGCCGAAAATGTAACGGGGCTCAAGCCATACACCGAAGCTTAGGGTTCGCAGCAATGCGAGCGGTAGCGGAGCGTTCTGTAAGCTGACGAAGCGGCATCCGTGAGGAGCCGTGGAGGTATCAGAAGTGCGAATGCTGACATGAGTAACGTAAGGGGTGTGAGAGACACCCCCGCCGAAAGTCCAAGGGTTCCTGCTTAAAGTTAATCTGAGCAGGGTTAGCCGGTCCCTAAGGCGAGGCCGAAAGGCGTAGTCGATGGGAATCACGTTAATATTCGTGAGCCTGTGGGTAGTGACGGATCGCGTAAGTTGTCCAATCTTATCGGATTGAACGGGCAGCGAAGCGGTTCCAGGAAATAGCTCCCACTTATAGTCCGTACCCGAAACCGACACTGGTGGACTGGTAGAGTATACCAAGGCGCTTGAGAGAACTATGCTGAAGGAACTCGGCAAATTGCACGCGTAACTTCGGGATAAGCGTGACCCTTCTGTACGCAAGTGCAGGGGGGTGGCACAGACCAGGGGGTAGCGACTGTTTATCAAAAACACAGGGCTCTGCGAAGCCGCAAGGCGACGTATAGGGTCTGACGCCTGCCCGGTGCTGGAAGGTTAAGAGGAGAGGTGCAAGCTTTGAATCGAAGCCCCAGTAAACGGCGGCCGTAACTATAACGGTCCTAAGGTAGCGAAATTCCTTGTCGGGTAAGTTCCGACCTGCACGAATGGCGTAACGACTTCCCCGCTGTCTCCAGCATAGACTCAGTGAAATTGAATTCCCCGTGAAGATGCGGGGTTCCTGCGGTTAGACGGAAAGACCCCGTGCACCTTTACTATAGCTTTACATTGGCATTCGTAGTGGCATGTGTAGGATAGGTGGTAGGCTTTGAAGCAGGGACGCCAGTTTCTGTGGAGCCACCCTTGAAATACCACCCTTATCTCTATGGATGTCTAACCGCGGCCCGTCATCCGGGTCCGGGACAATGTATGGTGGGTAGTTTGACTGGGGCGGTCGCCTCCTAAAGAGTAACGGAGGCGCGCGATGGTGGGCTCAGAACGGTCGGAAATCGTTCGCTGAGTGCAATGGCATAAGCCTGCCTGACTGCGAGACTGACAAGTCGAGCAGAGACGAAAGTCGGTCATAGTGATCCGGTGGTCCCGCGTGGAAGGGCCATCGCTCAACGGATAAAAGGTACGCCGGGGATAACAGGCTGATGACCCCCAAGAGTCCATATCGACGGGGTTGTTTGGCACCTCGATGTCGACTCATCGCATCCTGGGGCTGGAGCAGGTCCCAAGGGTATGGCTGTTCGCCATTTAAAGCGGTACGTGAGTTGGGTTCAGAACGTCGTGAGACAGTTCGGTCCCTATCTGCCGTGGGTGTAGGAATATTGAGAGGATCTGTCCCTAGTACGAGAGGACCGGGATGGACGTATCTCTGGTGGACCTGTTGTGGCGCCAGCCGCATAGCAGGGTAGCTATATACGGACGGGATAACCGCTGAAGGCATCTAAGCGGGAAACCCACCTCAAAACGAGTATTCCCTGAGAGTCGTGGAAGACGACCACGTTGATAGGCCGGGTGTGGAAGTGCGGCAACGCATGAAGCTTACCGGTACTAATAGCTCGATCGACTTGATCGTTCTCATTCTCAATGCTCATCTGCGATGAGCATCCAGCTTTCCTGTCCTCACGGCCGTATCGGCTGGCTCACGCCAGCCTGGCCTCCGGACGGGGCACGCCATCAGGCGCGACGGCCAGTCGGCCTTGCGGGCGTCGCCCGAAGGACGGCTGTGCGGCACGAAACAGACAAAACAGCTTCTCGAAAAACATGCACTTTGCCGACCTGGTGGTTATGGCGGAGCGGCTGCACCCGATCCCATTCCGAACTCGGCCGTGAAACGCTCCAGCGCTGATGGTACTTCGTCTCAAGACGCGGGAGAGTAAGTCGCTGCCAGGTCTGCAAAATGCATGGAATAAGTCTTCTCGATACGCATGCCCGCCGGAAACGGCGGCTCAAGGGCCGCGCAAGCGGCCTTTTGTGTTGCAGCACTTCACTTCCGGTGGGCCAATGCCCATCTGTAAAAGGTTGACGCGGGGTGGAGCAGCCCGGTAGCTCGTCAGGCTCATAACCTGAAGGTCACAGGTTCAAATCCTGTCCCCGCAACCAATCTTCCCGAAACTATCCCAAACGCGTTGTCTGGCGCATCGGCTGCGCCGATGCTGGACAAGGTAGCTCCTCGTCCTGCGGACCATAACCTGAAGGTCACAGGTTCAAATCCTGTCCCCGCAACCAAATACCATAAACGGCCCGGCCCAGCCCGGGCCGTTTTTGTGTTCGACGGTCAACTGCTCGAGACTGTGTGACCAGCAATCAATCCGCCGCATCATCCGTCCTCCGCCTAACCGTTACGTGCAAGCCGAACGACATGGAGGGCCGCAGCACGCTTCAAATCATCTCCCCAGCGCCAAGGCCGCGGCGCATCGCCGCGGGCCTCTTTGCTTTGGCGATTCCGGTCACTGGATGCGGACATCGTGAAGCCTGCTGAGCTTGTCGGGGTTTCGCATGATGTAGATTTCATCTATCCGCCCCGATGCGTCATAAGAGAGCGACACGGTCGCCACCACTATCCCTGCCTGGCGCAGCACAAGTCCCAATGCGCCGTTGAGTTCGGCCAGCCGCCACTCATAGGGCTTCCACCATTCGCTGAACCGTTCAGTCAGGATCCGGATCACCTCCCTGCCGTGGCTGACATCGACCACGGTGGACGCCTTTCCTCCGCCATCCGCGGTCAGCCTCACA
This portion of the Mesorhizobium shangrilense genome encodes:
- a CDS encoding LuxR C-terminal-related transcriptional regulator; translation: MAHSYPAESLGSFYERPSIIVINRSPFLRSCVARILRSEFEEFSIVEIEAAQQLDATGNRLVGLVALDIASSAMTDDEVLRDLACVRRSSGDVPVVLFTSRDEASIPDAVISEVMRFGARGYVTQSTSIEIALAAIRLVIAGGVHFPRSMSIDSQDLPVDTAAALPSPVPAPAVELPAAPNTASFTERERQVLASLLRGMSNKVIAGELNLSQNTVKSHISRIMQKLHARNRTEAVILSQYSGVGPNGAAHGGVPDA
- a CDS encoding type I secretion system permease/ATPase — encoded protein: MDRLRRASQQGWASLSLGVRRARAAIADASTAMKDRTTAAFAEIRAALRKLLKRRGEEGVRRLRWRDTAQAGTAIEQAFRLCRPSLAMIFGLSFFVNLLALTVPLYLLHVYDHVLASLSIDTLVMLTLIVIVALAVHSMLEGLRRAMLTKIGGWLDDSLQAPVLTSAVQAAMRGDAASAAQAWRDLASLRTFFGGSACTALFDLPWTPIFLLTMFLIHPLLGAIGLLASFVLLGLAALNERVTRKPFARSSSAWVESQHRFESLMRNVEAIGAMGMLPGVARLLQRDQADAREAQLVATSRGSAIQAVARFVRLLAQVIIMACAAWLVIKHDVSPAAIFATTILLGRSLGPVEGAIGTWKAVSGLRLSYGRLRKLMAAAPPAVAGMQLPQPRGELAVEQVTFMPTGADRPAVNRVSFVLEPGEVLGVIGPSGAGKSTLGRLIAGAVSPTTGHVRLDSADIAIWLASGGQRYLGYLPQDIELFGGSVRDNIARLQETSSEKVIAAANMVGLHELIMRLPQGYDTDIGEGGRRLSGGQRQRLGLARAFFGYPRLIVLDEPNASLDAEGEEALRQAIDEVRAKGSTIVVIAQRLGILSMVDKILVLDNGRLDAFGSRSDIAGKIRAGRTSLPARRQVITATSSVRQVERDGRKLTIATNGGIKREEPEWAGS
- a CDS encoding HlyD family type I secretion periplasmic adaptor subunit; this encodes MGRLLRADSRVLASDLSDILPQPAETPFRRLHALTVAAFSIVGVFIVGFGVWATFAPLESAAIAGGAVEAETSRKIIQHLEGGIVERILVSDGDEVVARQPLIRLDNTRARTAVQVLQVQLWEAQANEARLLAERDGAPLVFPPDLRSAARSDADLAEIMAGQTKIFETRRRLQSSRVDVILQRKAQTEQEIAALRHQADAASKRAAIIRDELATVAPMVSSGLQTRARLLLLEREQAEIEGRIGETLAQISRAEQAIGESMAMILKLESDEQTEIAQALHTTQAGIFELLERSQAANDVLARTIVRAPVAGTVTNLRLHTRGGVVAAGEPLMELVPRQDRLIVLAQVKPEDIDLVRAGLDARVRLLAYKHRRVPPVEGVVTYVSADRVVDKATDQSFYLARVRIDEASLRALPDVEMMPGMPAEVMIKTGTFTIAHYVLRPLFESFNRAFRED